Within the Thiohalobacter sp. IOR34 genome, the region CCTTATAGGTGAGATCCCTCTCCACCAGCATCGTCTTCCTCCATGAAAACGAATATCCGCCCTGTCAGACAGGCCGCCAGCAATATTCACCAAGGTTCACGAAACAAGCAACAACATTCTTCCGTGTTTTTCCGTGGATTCCATGGCCATCATCTTTTCGTGGGTTTCGTGGCCATGCACCTATTCAATAACAAACAGCGGCTCGCCGAACTCCACCGGCTGGCCGTTCTCGACCAGGATGGCGGCGATGGTGCCGGCCTTGTCGGCCTCGATCTGGTTGAGCATCTTCATCGCCTCGATGATGCACAGGGTGTCGCCGACGTTGACCCGCTGACCGACCTCGACGAAGGGCGAGGCGCCCGGCGAGGGGGCGCGGTAGAAGGTGCCGACCATGGGCGAGGTCACCACGTGGCCTGCCGGCAGCTCCTCATTCGGCGCCTCGGCAGGAGCCGCTGCAGGCGCCTCGGCGACCGGCGGCGGGGGCGGCGGCGCAGTGACGGCCACCGGTGCCGCGGGGGCGGCGGCGGAATAGCGGCTGATGCGCACCGACTCCTCGCCCTCGTGAATCTCGATCTCGGCGATGCCGGACTCTTCCAGCAACTCGATCAGCTTTTTGACTTTTCGGATGTCCATGACTGCCTTTACCGTTCTGTTTCGGTCACCTGCGTGACAAATAATCCACCGCGGCCCGCAGCGCCAGCTCGTAGCCAATCGGCCCGA harbors:
- the accB gene encoding acetyl-CoA carboxylase biotin carboxyl carrier protein, with the protein product MDIRKVKKLIELLEESGIAEIEIHEGEESVRISRYSAAAPAAPVAVTAPPPPPPVAEAPAAAPAEAPNEELPAGHVVTSPMVGTFYRAPSPGASPFVEVGQRVNVGDTLCIIEAMKMLNQIEADKAGTIAAILVENGQPVEFGEPLFVIE